One Gadus chalcogrammus isolate NIFS_2021 chromosome 4, NIFS_Gcha_1.0, whole genome shotgun sequence DNA segment encodes these proteins:
- the f2 gene encoding prothrombin, which yields MWLKVTALLLALQGCVAVFVERQAASQVLVRNRRANQLFEELKPGNLERECLEEICDHEEAREVFEQADKTAIFWKKYKICKGDSLPRAPAVVETVRECISGQCAVGSGLNYEGDVNITVFGKECQSWKSSFPHPIIREFNSSDPTSNLKENYCRNPDDQVSGPWCFTRDPTVPREPCQVPICGEAGYFPSTVAPRTAPPAECLTNQGLDYSGDVSVSLGGHACLDWASPRARARSVKMQFIPEVRLPGNKCRNPDDDPEGPWCFVEVYGNVSVDYCDLQLCDEPLQSAVVQSEGRERSVLGDKTAAFFSVSSFGSGEEVCGERPLFEKVQKEDAKESELLESYQGSRIVGGDDAEEASSPWQVMLYKRQPQELLCGASLISDQWVLTAAHCILYPPWNKNFSPGQILVRLGKHNRARYEQGQEKIVPIDEIIVHPKYNWKENLNRDIALLHLKRAVQFDDRIHPVCLPSKQVAQKLMFEGYKGRVTGWGNLKETWNPSSKNLPAVLQQIHLPIVDQDTCRASTSVRITDNMFCAGFKPGETQHGDACEGDSGGPFVMKNPDDQRWYQIGIVSWGEGCDRDGKFGFYTHLFRMRRWMKKVIDKAGADDE from the exons ATGTGGCTCAAGGTGACAGCGCTTCTGCTCGCACTACAGGGCTGCGTGGCCG TGTTTGTGGAAAGACAGGCAGCCTCCCAGGTTTTGGTGCGTAACAGAAGAGCCAATCAACTATTTGAAGAGTTGAAACCAG GTAATCTGGAGAGGGAATGTTTAGAGGAAATATGTGACCACGAAGAGGCCAGGGAAGTGTTTGAACAGGCGGACAAGACG GCAATCTTTTGGAAGAAATACAAGA TCTGTAAAGGTGACTCGCTGCCCAGAGCTCCGGCCGTCGTCGAAACAGTGCGAGAATGTATTTCAG gccAGTGCGCAGTTGGGTCGGGTCTGAACTACGAGGGCGATGTAAACATCACTGTGTTTGGAAAAGAATGTCAGTCCTGGAAGAGCAGCTTCCCCCATCCCATAATAAG GGAGTTTAACTCCTCAGACCCCACCAGTAATCTGAAAGAGAACTACTGCCGTAACCCTGACGACCAGGTCTCGGGCCCCTGGTGCTTCACCCGGGACCCGACCGTCCCCCGAGAGCCCTGCCAAGTCCCCATCTGTG GCGAGGCAGGCTACTTCCCGTCCACCGTGGCTCCGAGGACCGCCCCCCCTGCCGAGTGTTTGACCAATCAGGGGTTAGACTACAGCGGGGACGTGTCGGTGAGTCTGGGAGGCCACGCCTGCCTGGACTGGGCGTCGCCCCGTGCCCGCGCCCGCAGCGTGAAGATGCAGTTCATTCCAGAGGTCAGGTTGCCAGGCAACAAGTGTCGTAACCCCGACGACGACCCAGAGGGACCGTGGTGCTTCGTAGAAGTTTATGGCAATGTGTCGGTTGACTACTGCGACCTGCAGCTGTGTG aTGAGCCTCTCCAGAGCGCCGTGGTGCAGTCAGAGGGACGTGAGCGCTCGGTCCTCGGAGACAAAACGGCCGCCTTCTTCTCAGTGTCAAGTTTTGGTAGCGGAGAGGAAG TGTGCGGAGAACGACCGCTCTTTGAGAAG GTCCAGAAGGAGGATGCCAAGGAGAGCGAGCTGCTCGAGTCGTACCAGGGGAGTCGGATCGTCGGGGGTGACGATGCTGAGGAGGCATcgtctccatg GCAGGTGATGCTCTACAAGCGCCAGCCCCAGGAGCTGCTGTGTGGGGCCAGTCTGATCAGTGACCAGTGGGTCCTGACCGCGGCCCACTGCATCCTCTACCCTCCCTGGAACAAGAACTTCAGCCCCGGGCAGATCCTGGTCCGCCTGGGAAAACACAACCGGGCTAG GTATGAACAAGGTCAGGAGAAGATTGTTCCTATCGATGAAATCATCGTCCACCCGAAGTACAACTGGAAGGAGAACCTGAACCGTGACATCGCCCTTCTGCACCTCAAGAGGGCGGTGCAGTTTGACGACCGCATCCACCCCGTGTGTCTGCCGTCCAAGCAGGTCGCACAGAA GCTGATGTTCGAGGGCTATAAAGGCCGTGTGACGGGATGGGGTAATCTGAAGGAAACGTGGAACCCTTCCTCCAAGAACCTCCCGGCCGTGCTGCAGCAGATCCACCTGCCCATCGTGGACCAGGACACCTGCCGCGCCTCCACCAGCGTCCGCATCACCGACAACATGTTCTGCGCTG GGTTCAAACCCGGGGAGACTCAGCACGGAGATGCCTGCGAGGGAGACAGTGGAGGGCCCTTTGTGATGAAG AACCCAGACGACCAGCGCTGGTACCAGATCGGCATCGTGTCGTGGGGAGAGGGCTGTGACCGCGATGGCAAGTTTGGCTTCTACACGCACCTGTTCCGCATGCGGCGCTGGATGAAGAAGGTGATCGACAAGGCTGGAGCCGACGACGAATAG
- the sft2d2b gene encoding SFT2 domain containing 2b, whose translation MDKLKKVLSGQDGNNDKVDILEVATQASTLSWGTRVKAFAASFLLGVVCSILGSCLLWVPGVGLALFAVFYTLGNVCSLASTMFLTGPLAQLKRMCAKERALATVVMVTCLVLTLCSAFWWKNNGLAVLFCILQFLAFAWYGLSYIPFARDAVLKVFTFCL comes from the exons ATGGATAAATTAAAGAAAGTTTTGAGCGGTCAAGATGGAAACAATGATAAGGTGGACATACTGGAG GTAGCGACCCAGGCCAGCACGCTGAGTTGGGGAACTCGGGTGAAGGCCTTTGCAGCCTCCTTCCTTCTGGGAGTGGTTTGCTCCATTCTG gggagctGTCTGCTGTGGGTTCCGGGCGTGGGCCTCGCTCTGTTCGCTGTGTTCTACACGCTGGGAAACGTCTGCTCTCTGGCCAG caccatgttcCTGACCGGACCTCTTGCCCAGCTGAAGAGAATGTGTGCTAAAGAGAGAGCGCTGGCAACCGTCGTCATGGTG acATGTCTGGTGTTAACGCTGTGTTCCGCCTTCTGG tggAAGAACAACGGACTGGCTGTTCTGTTCTGCATTCTACAGTTCCTGGCCTTCGcctg GTACGGCCTGTCATACATCCCCTTTGCCAG ggatgCGGTCCTGAAAGTGTTCACCTTCTGTCTGTAA